One genomic segment of Chryseobacterium phocaeense includes these proteins:
- a CDS encoding zinc metalloprotease yields the protein MKKVVLGVLITLFVSCNNETENPTAENPAQDQTTALAKDGAICGSDLVRQKFLSENPDAAQRMIQIENNTAEFIEQKKMGKVLPDGSVEIPVIFNVLYTNSTNNVSDARINSQIDVLNKAFASTHANVSNIPAAFQSVNAGDTKIKFRLAQINRKATTTSNWAPNDNMKKTSTGGINATDPAKYLNIWVVNYMPYQTGYVLGYATFPESAGLWNDGVVMMDEYVGAGGPVATHNKGRVTVHEVGHYLNLRHIWGDANCGNDFVDDTPQQITLHRGVPSYPKMETCGGVSRSVMFMNYMDYSDETTLFMFTKKQNDRMQASIAANGPRAGLRIL from the coding sequence ATGAAAAAAGTAGTATTAGGAGTATTGATTACTCTTTTTGTTTCGTGTAATAATGAAACTGAAAATCCCACAGCTGAAAATCCGGCCCAGGATCAAACCACAGCTCTGGCCAAAGACGGCGCGATCTGCGGTTCAGACCTGGTAAGACAAAAATTCCTTTCTGAAAATCCGGATGCAGCCCAGCGAATGATCCAGATAGAGAACAATACAGCCGAATTTATCGAACAGAAAAAGATGGGCAAAGTTCTGCCGGACGGCAGCGTTGAAATCCCTGTTATTTTCAATGTGCTGTACACCAACTCCACCAACAATGTATCTGATGCGAGAATCAACTCTCAGATCGATGTACTGAACAAGGCTTTTGCTTCCACACACGCCAACGTTTCCAATATTCCGGCTGCATTCCAGTCTGTGAATGCGGGTGATACAAAAATCAAGTTCAGACTTGCACAAATCAACAGAAAAGCGACCACTACTTCCAACTGGGCGCCTAATGACAATATGAAAAAAACCTCAACAGGAGGAATCAATGCTACTGACCCAGCCAAATACCTGAATATCTGGGTGGTTAATTACATGCCGTACCAAACAGGATATGTTCTTGGATACGCTACTTTCCCTGAATCTGCGGGTCTTTGGAATGACGGCGTTGTAATGATGGATGAATATGTGGGTGCAGGCGGACCGGTAGCCACTCATAACAAAGGAAGGGTAACGGTACACGAAGTAGGACACTATCTTAACCTTCGACATATCTGGGGCGATGCCAATTGCGGAAACGATTTCGTAGATGACACTCCACAACAGATTACGCTTCACAGAGGTGTTCCGTCTTATCCTAAAATGGAAACCTGCGGCGGTGTATCCCGCTCTGTAATGTTCATGAATTATATGGATTATTCTGACGAAACCACATTATTCATGTTTACAAAAAAACAAAACGACAGAATGCAGGCTTCTATTGCTGCTAACGGACCAAGAGCCGGGTTAAGAATATTATAA
- the clpB gene encoding ATP-dependent chaperone ClpB: MNLNQYTVKSQEAIQAAQQTAMEFGNQSIEPQHILEGIFQVDENISPFLLKKSEADASLVRERNRENIEKLPKVQGGNIYLSQSANKVLLDAPNVAKKMGDEYVTIEHLWLSLLETSSEVSKMLKDMGVTKSLLEGAIKELRKGSKATSASSEETYQSLNKYAKNFNELAAEGKLDPVIGRDEEIRRVLQILSRRTKNNPILIGEPGVGKTAIAEGIAHRIISGDIPENLMDKTLYSLDMGALIAGAKYKGEFEERLKSVVNEVIKSDGQIILFIDEIHTLVGAGGGEGAMDAANILKPALARGELRAIGATTLNEYQKYFEKDKALERRFQKVMVEEPDTESAISILRGIKDKYEAHHKVRIKDEAIIAAVEMSQRYISDRFLPDKAIDLIDEASAKLRMEINSKPEELDVLDRRLMQLEIELAAISREGNQTKIDHVKEDIAKISEERNEINAKWLKEKQKSEDLTQIKKDIESLKLEAEKASRAGDYAKVAEIQYGKIKEKEDALQKLELEMQNHQNELIKEEVTSENISEVIAKWTGIPVTKLLQSEREKLLNLEAELHHRVVGQDEAIGAVADAIRRNRAGLSDEKKPIGSFLFLGTTGVGKTELAKALAEYLFDDENNMTRIDMSEYQERHSVSRLVGAPPGYVGYDEGGQLTEAVRRRPYSVVLLDEIEKAHPDVFNTLLQVLDDGRLTDNKGRVVNFKNSIIIMTSNLGSHLIQENFENITDENQAEIVDKTKDEVFDLLKQTLRPEFLNRIDEVVLFQPLSKKEIGKIVQYQLRGFNDMLAKRNIIMTATQDAVDYLMNKGYDPSFGARPLKRVIQQEVLNKLSKEILAGTVNDGDRITLDYFEETGLVFRPADQ; this comes from the coding sequence ATGAACTTAAACCAATATACTGTAAAATCACAGGAAGCCATCCAGGCGGCACAGCAGACTGCTATGGAATTCGGCAACCAGAGTATCGAACCTCAACATATACTTGAAGGAATTTTTCAGGTAGATGAAAATATATCGCCCTTTCTACTAAAAAAATCTGAAGCAGATGCCAGCCTGGTAAGAGAGCGGAACCGCGAAAATATTGAAAAACTCCCGAAAGTTCAGGGAGGCAATATTTATCTGTCCCAGTCAGCGAATAAAGTGTTGCTGGACGCCCCTAACGTAGCCAAAAAAATGGGCGACGAATATGTGACCATCGAACATTTATGGCTGTCATTACTTGAAACAAGTTCCGAAGTCTCCAAAATGCTCAAAGATATGGGCGTTACCAAAAGCCTTTTGGAAGGTGCTATTAAAGAATTAAGAAAAGGAAGCAAGGCCACTTCTGCGAGTTCGGAAGAGACCTATCAGTCCTTGAATAAATATGCTAAAAACTTCAACGAATTAGCTGCGGAAGGAAAACTGGATCCCGTAATCGGGCGTGATGAGGAAATCCGCCGTGTGCTTCAGATCCTTTCGAGAAGAACAAAAAACAACCCTATTTTAATCGGGGAACCGGGTGTGGGAAAAACGGCTATTGCTGAAGGTATTGCCCACCGTATTATTTCGGGAGATATTCCGGAAAACCTAATGGATAAAACCCTGTATTCACTGGATATGGGTGCTTTAATTGCCGGTGCGAAATACAAAGGTGAATTTGAAGAGCGACTTAAATCCGTGGTGAATGAAGTGATCAAATCCGACGGACAGATCATCTTATTCATCGACGAAATTCACACCCTGGTTGGTGCAGGAGGCGGAGAAGGCGCAATGGATGCCGCCAACATTCTTAAACCTGCTTTGGCAAGAGGAGAACTAAGAGCAATCGGAGCCACCACTCTGAATGAATACCAGAAGTATTTTGAAAAGGACAAAGCATTGGAAAGACGTTTCCAGAAAGTAATGGTAGAAGAACCGGACACTGAATCCGCGATTTCCATTCTTCGTGGAATTAAAGATAAATATGAGGCGCACCACAAAGTTAGAATCAAAGATGAAGCGATTATTGCTGCAGTGGAAATGTCTCAACGGTATATTTCAGACCGTTTTTTACCGGATAAGGCGATTGACCTTATTGATGAAGCTTCAGCCAAACTGAGAATGGAAATCAATTCAAAACCTGAGGAACTGGATGTTCTGGACCGAAGACTGATGCAGCTGGAAATTGAATTGGCCGCCATTTCAAGGGAGGGTAACCAGACGAAGATTGATCATGTAAAAGAAGACATTGCAAAAATTTCTGAGGAAAGAAATGAGATCAATGCAAAATGGCTGAAAGAAAAGCAAAAATCTGAGGATTTAACCCAGATTAAAAAAGATATTGAATCTCTGAAACTTGAAGCCGAAAAAGCATCAAGAGCCGGAGATTATGCGAAAGTAGCGGAAATCCAGTACGGAAAAATAAAGGAGAAGGAAGATGCTTTGCAGAAACTGGAACTGGAGATGCAGAATCATCAGAATGAATTGATCAAAGAGGAAGTTACTTCTGAAAATATTTCCGAAGTCATCGCCAAATGGACCGGAATTCCTGTGACTAAGCTCTTACAGTCTGAAAGGGAAAAACTATTGAACCTTGAAGCTGAGCTTCACCACCGCGTTGTCGGGCAGGATGAAGCCATCGGAGCCGTTGCAGACGCGATCAGGAGAAACCGTGCCGGGCTGAGTGACGAAAAGAAACCTATCGGGTCATTCTTATTCTTAGGAACAACCGGTGTTGGGAAAACCGAGCTGGCCAAGGCTTTGGCGGAATATTTATTCGATGATGAGAATAATATGACCAGAATTGATATGAGTGAATACCAGGAAAGACACAGCGTTTCCAGACTGGTAGGAGCTCCTCCGGGATACGTAGGCTACGATGAAGGCGGACAGCTGACGGAAGCGGTAAGAAGAAGACCATATTCCGTGGTGCTTCTGGATGAAATTGAAAAGGCCCACCCTGATGTGTTCAACACCCTGCTCCAGGTACTGGATGACGGACGTTTGACGGACAATAAAGGCCGTGTGGTAAACTTTAAGAATTCAATAATTATTATGACTTCAAACTTAGGTTCGCATCTGATCCAGGAGAATTTTGAAAATATCACAGACGAAAATCAAGCTGAGATTGTAGATAAAACCAAAGATGAAGTTTTTGACCTTCTGAAACAGACTCTTCGTCCGGAATTCCTGAACAGGATTGATGAAGTGGTACTGTTCCAGCCATTGAGCAAAAAAGAAATCGGAAAAATTGTTCAGTATCAGCTGAGAGGCTTCAATGATATGCTTGCAAAAAGAAATATCATCATGACCGCAACTCAGGATGCTGTGGATTATCTGATGAATAAAGGATATGATCCATCTTTCGGAGCAAGGCCTTTAAAAAGAGTGATCCAGCAGGAAGTTCTCAATAAATTATCTAAAGAGATTCTTGCCGGAACCGTAAATGACGGTGATCGTATCACATTGGATTATTTCGAAGAAACCGGTTTGGTTTTCAGACCGGCAGATCAATAA